One window of Phycodurus eques isolate BA_2022a chromosome 8, UOR_Pequ_1.1, whole genome shotgun sequence genomic DNA carries:
- the LOC133406284 gene encoding oocyte zinc finger protein XlCOF6.1-like: MSRHVSIHTGEKPFSCSVCEKRFFNKFELRRHLSTHSAEKHLTCSLCPQTFPCRSHLRIHMRTHTGKTPLASGSSSQNLTTEANKDHCEDLRSKPDNNTSHPSDTHHSEYTKDSSATKKKPKGDMTHDDDYDHFYCSVCGKEFAYKSLLKTHMITHSGEKPFTCSVCDKRFSAKRSMTRHMAMHTDEKRFSCSVCHTSFPDKLEMKKHTSAHTAEKRFLCSVCAKSFSHRSYLRQHMKRHTAEKPFTCSVCGRGFSHRSYLKIHMVTHTGEKAFTCSVCSKSFSHRSYLGVHMRTHTGEKPFPCPVCAKSFSQSSCLRQHMVTHTGEKPFNCKLCAKCYSHRSHLKQHMITHSGEKPFTCPVCAKSLSSSAYLRKHLQKHTAKDPLSSRSFTTEADGGQADDNLAPQSDLDDMMSDSSDVDHVDNTKEPLATNKSSPL, translated from the coding sequence ATGAGCAGACACGTGTCAATTCATAcaggggagaaacctttttcttgttCGGTTTGTGAAAAAAGATTCTTTAACAAGTTTGAACTGAGAAGACACTTGAGCACACACAGTGCTGAGAAACATTTGACATGTTCGCTCTGTCCTCAAACATTTCCGTGTCGATCACATCTCAGAAtacacatgagaacgcacactgggAAGACACCTTTGGCCTCTGGCAGCTCAAGTCAAAACCTGACAACAGAAGCCAATAAAGATCACTGTGAAGATCTACGCTCAAAACCAGACAACAACACGTCACACCCTTCCGACACTCATCACAGTGAGTACACCAAAGACTCTTCAGCGACTAAAAAGAAGCCTAAAGGAGACATGACGCATGACGACGATTACGATCACTTTTACTGCTCCGTATGTGGGAAAGAATTTGCCTATAAAAGTCTTTTGAAAACGCACATGATAACCCACAGCGGAGAGAAACCTTtcacctgctcagtttgcgacAAAAGATTCTCCGCCAAGCGCAGTATGACGAGACACATGGCGATGCACACAGACGAAAAACGCTTTTCCTGTTCCGTTTGTCATACAAGTTTCCCCGATAAGTtagaaatgaaaaaacacacgAGCGCACACACCGCCGAGAAACGTTTTCTATGTTCGGTTTGCGCTAAGAGCTTCTCTCATAGGTCCTATCTCAGGCAACACATGAAAAGACACACCGCGGAGAAACCATTTACATGTTCTGTTTGCGGTCGAGGTTTCTCTCATCGGTCGTATCTCAAAATACACATGGTGACACACACCGGGGAGAAAGCTTTTACTTGTTCAGTTTGTTCAAAAAGTTTCTCCCATAGATCGTACTTGGGAGTtcacatgagaacgcacactggggagaaaccttttccaTGTCCGGTTTGCGCTAAAAGTTTCTCACAAAGCTCGTGTCTCAGACAACACATGGTAacgcacactggggagaaaccttttaaTTGTAAACTCTGTGCGAAATGTTACTCTCATAGGTCACATCTCAAACAACACATGATAACGCACAGcggggagaaaccttttactTGTCCGGTTTGTGCAAAAAGTTTGTCTAGTAGCGCTTATCTCAGAAAACACTTGCAAAAGCACACTGCGAAGGATCCTTTGTCCTCGCGCAGTTTCACAACAGAAGCTGATGGAGGACAAGCTGACGACAACTTGGCTCCACAATCGGATTTGGACGACATGATGTCAGACTCTTCTGACGTCGATCACGTTGACAACACCAAAGAACCTTTAGCGACTAATAAGAGCTCTCCACTTTAA
- the LOC133406609 gene encoding LOW QUALITY PROTEIN: zinc finger protein 665-like (The sequence of the model RefSeq protein was modified relative to this genomic sequence to represent the inferred CDS: deleted 1 base in 1 codon), which translates to MCKVKMLRTLVKQRLNVAVEEVIELFERTIAEYEKQLCRSKDENEPRRRDDVSNLRLLSSKADMQQVLVEGQAEKVASEKQEEPVKSPHIKEEEEDVWSRQDGQQLQGLEEADVTKFTWTGVYVKSEDDQGQSSQLRHSQSEEKSSQRETTEGAGEHCEGSESGNIAPLSDMDDMMSHSSDTDHSDDTKEALRTKKKSKGARHADNKHFDCPECGKTFTNKSVLKNHMVTHTGEKPFVCAVCDKRFSLKHHMKRHMRVHAGEKAFFPCSICDKRFRDEAAMQEHMRTHTGEKHLSPSSSSQHVAEADGEQADDAPLSDVDYVMSQSSDTENSDDGKELLKTRKKSGVDATYHSETKLYICTGCGKTFTNKSVLRNHMVTHTGEKPFTCSVCDKRFSFKQNMRRHMAIHTGEKPHSCPFCDKRFYDKFEMKRHMLTHTAEKPFACSECAKSFSRRSHFRMHMKKHTAEKPSTSSSSSQHVRTEADADQCEDLAQPDNLAPLSDMDDVMSQSSDIDHSDEPKEPSETNKNSEVDMTHPNDNKQFHCSVCEKTFANKGSLKTHMLTHTGEKPFACPVCDKRFSIKQNMKRHMAIHTGEKPYSCPVCEKRFYVEFEMKRHKRIHTAEKPFTCSLCAKSFSCSNYLTLHMSTHTSEKPFACPVCAKNFSHRSYLRQHMKIHAAEKPFTCSVCSKGFSSRAYLRIHMSAHTGEKLFACSVCDKGFSRKSQFRKHMRIHTGEKFACSVCTSSFTSIELLIAHMRTHMEENPLASSSSSQLMTTEADGEQADNFAPLSDMDDMMSHASDSDDDDEHLETNKN; encoded by the exons atgtgtaaagtGAAGATGCTGAGGACGTTGGTGAAGCAGCGCCTGAACGTGGCCGTCGAGGAGGTCATTGAACTGTTTGAGAGGACGATCGCGGAGTACGAGAAGCAACTTTGTCGAAGCAAAGACGAGAACGAGCCACGACGACGGGACGATGTTTCCAATCTTCGTCTTCTGTCGTCCAAAGCAG ATATGCAGCAGGTGCTGGTGGAGGGTCAAGCAGAAAAGGTTGCCTCTGAGAAGCAGGAGGAGCCAGTAAAGTCCccccacattaaagaggaagaggaggacgtgTGGAGCCGTCAGGATGGGCAGCAGCTTCAAGGGCTGGAGGAGGCTGACGTCACCAAGTTCACATGGACTGGCGTGTATGTGAAGAGCGAAGATGACCAAGGTCAGTCCTCACAGCTCCGTCACAGTCAAAGCGAGGAGAAGTCGAGTCAACGTGAGACGACAGAGGGTGCCGGAGAACACTGTGAAGGATCAGAATCGGGCAACATCGCGCCACTCTCA GATATGGATGACATGATGTCACACTCGTCTGACACCGATCACAGCGACGACACCAAAGAAGCATTGAGGACGAAGAAGAAGTCTAAAGGGGCGCGTCACGCTGACAACAAACACTTTGACTGCCCGGAATGTGGGAAAACGTTTACCAATAAGAGCGTTTTGAAAAATCACATGGTAACgcacaccggagagaaaccttttgtgtgTGCGGTTTGCGATAAACGATTCTCCTTGAAGCATCACATGAAGAGACACATGAGAGTGCACGCGGGGGAGAAAGCTTTTTTCCCCTGCTCAATTTGCGACAAAAGATTCCGAGATGAGGCCGCCATGCAAGagcacatgagaacacacactggggagaaacacTTGTCAcccagcagctcaagtcaacacgtAGCAGAAGCAGATGGAGAACAAGCAGACGACGCGCCACTGTCAGATGTTGACTACGTGATGTCACAATCTTCCGACACCGAGAACAGTGACGACGGCAAAGAGCTTTTGAAAACAAGAAAGAAGTCCGGGGTTGATGCGACGTATCACtctgaaaccaaactgtacATTTGCACCGGATGTGGCAAAACTTTTACCAACAAAAGTGTTCTCAGAAATCACATGGTAACgcacacaggagagaaacctttcACTTGCTCAGTGTGTGATAAAAGATTCTCCTTCAAGCAGAATATGAGGAGACACATGGCGATACACACGGGGGAGAAACCCCATTCCTGTCCCTTTTGCGATAAAAGATTCTACGATAAGTTTGAAATGAAGAGACACATGCTCACGCACACGGCCGAGAAGCCTTTTGCGTGTTCAGAGTGCGCTAAAAGTTTCTCTCGTAGGTCGCATTTCCGAATGCACATGAAAAAGCACACGGCGGAGAAACCGTCGACCTCCAGCAGCTCCAGTCAACACGTGCGAACAGAAGCCGACGCGGACCAATGTGAGGATCTCGCACAACCAGACAACTTGGCTCCGCTGTCGGATATGGACGACGTGATGTCGCAGTCTTCTGACATTGACCACAGCGATGAGCCCAAAGAACCTTCTGAGACAAATAAGAACTCCGAAGTCGATATGACGCATCCCAACGACAACAAACAATTTCACTGTTCCGTATGTGAGAAAACATTTGCGAACAAAGGAAGTTTGAAAACGCACATGTTAACgcacaccggagagaaacctttcGCTTGCCCGGTTTGCGACAAACGATTCTCCATAAAGCAGAATATGAAGAGACACATGGCGATACACACGGGGGAGAAACCTTACTCCTGCCCCGTGTGCGAGAAAAGATTCTACGTGGAGTTTGAAATGAAACGACACAAGAGGATACACACAGCCGAGAAACCTTTTACGTGTTCGCTTTGCGCTAAAAGTTTCTCTTGTAGCAATTATCTGACGCTGCACATGAGCACGCACACGTCGGAGAAACCTTTCGCGTGTCCCGTTTGCGCTAAAAACTTTTCGCACAGATCGTATCTCAgacaacacatgaaaatacacgCTGCGGAGAAACCTTTCACGTGTTCCGTTTGCTCGAAAGGATTCTCCAGCCGAGCGTATCTCAGAATACACATGAGCgcgcacactggggagaaacttTTTGCGTGTTCAGTTTGCGATAAAGGTTTTTCCCGCAAATCGCAATTCAGAAAgcacatgagaatacacacgGGGGAGAAGTTTGCTTGCTCGGTTTGCACGAGCAGTTTCACGAGTATAGAACTTCTCATAGCGCACATGAGAACGCACATGGAGGAGAATCCTTTGGCGTCCAGCAGCTCGAGTCAACTGATGACAACAGAAGCTGATGGAGAACAAGCAGACAACTTCGCTCCCTTGTCAGATATGGACGACATGATGTCACACGCgtctgacagtgacgacgacgacgaacaTTTGGAGACTAATAAGAACTAG